In uncultured Trichococcus sp., a single genomic region encodes these proteins:
- a CDS encoding recombinase family protein — protein MKIGYARVSTGLQNLDLQEDSLEKFGCEKVFTDHMSGAKSNRPGLETAIEFVRSGDTLVVWRLDRLGRNMEDLITIVNRLNNRGVSFHSLQENITMDKSSSTGQLMFHLFAAFAEFERNLILERSAAGRAAARARGRFGGRPEKLSKSDLELMKTLIDNGTPIKTIAERWNVSRTTIYRYLNKIEEMNTEQV, from the coding sequence TTGAAAATTGGATACGCACGTGTTTCTACTGGATTACAGAATTTGGATCTCCAGGAAGATAGTCTGGAAAAATTTGGCTGTGAGAAAGTTTTTACAGATCACATGAGTGGTGCAAAGAGCAATCGCCCAGGATTAGAAACAGCGATTGAATTTGTTCGTTCAGGGGATACACTCGTTGTTTGGCGATTAGATCGGCTTGGGCGGAATATGGAAGACTTGATTACGATCGTCAATCGTTTGAATAATCGTGGCGTAAGTTTTCACAGCTTACAAGAGAATATCACGATGGATAAATCAAGTTCGACTGGTCAATTAATGTTCCATCTGTTTGCAGCGTTTGCGGAATTTGAGCGGAATCTAATTCTGGAACGATCTGCAGCCGGACGTGCAGCTGCACGCGCAAGAGGTAGATTTGGTGGACGCCCCGAAAAGTTAAGCAAAAGTGACTTGGAACTTATGAAGACGTTGATCGATAATGGAACACCTATTAAAACGATTGCCGAAAGATGGAATGTTTCCCGTACAACCATTTATCGTTATCTCAATAAAATAGAGGAAATGAATACGGAACAAGTGTGA
- a CDS encoding S-4TM family putative pore-forming effector — MNTVKHRQNEVAALRVQAAARCHLNKADNIDLFYWLVLITIPLLKLFWIKSAGIDFVLIIWFFLTFFLDFQIEKYTALGAEYKDNFDRYVYGWIDTIPKDVCSSSKKLEADYPEWFALQMRNNGNDNPRGVKDWYELIINEDDEQEAIQKAFTENVKYDQHINHTLYVVIFGLISVFLSVAYFMELPFSDLLNTFFITYASLSKKVISTLKNISKSNKINKDVEEILSNSGEATEFQYAQTLLYKKRLISGISLRYIYSASKDKITKRLYRRFIKNENQD; from the coding sequence ATGAATACGGTAAAACATCGTCAAAATGAAGTAGCTGCTTTACGGGTACAAGCAGCTGCAAGATGCCATCTCAATAAAGCAGATAATATTGACCTTTTTTATTGGTTAGTTCTTATCACTATTCCCTTACTAAAATTATTCTGGATAAAAAGCGCTGGAATTGATTTCGTGCTCATTATTTGGTTTTTCCTTACATTCTTTTTAGATTTCCAGATAGAAAAATACACTGCTTTGGGAGCAGAGTATAAAGATAACTTTGATCGATATGTGTACGGATGGATAGATACGATCCCAAAGGATGTATGCAGCTCTTCTAAAAAATTAGAAGCGGATTACCCAGAATGGTTTGCTCTTCAAATGAGGAATAACGGCAATGATAATCCTCGAGGTGTTAAAGATTGGTATGAGTTAATCATTAATGAAGACGACGAACAGGAAGCAATCCAAAAAGCTTTTACTGAGAATGTAAAATACGATCAGCACATTAACCATACTTTGTACGTGGTAATATTTGGACTAATTTCCGTATTTTTGAGTGTTGCTTATTTTATGGAACTTCCTTTTTCAGATCTCCTGAATACTTTCTTTATCACCTATGCTTCCCTTTCAAAAAAAGTGATTTCCACGCTAAAAAATATTTCCAAATCTAACAAAATTAATAAAGACGTTGAAGAAATTCTCTCCAATAGTGGCGAGGCTACGGAATTTCAATATGCTCAAACCTTGCTCTATAAGAAAAGATTAATTTCAGGGATTAGTCTTCGCTATATTTACTCCGCTTCCAAGGATAAAATCACAAAGCGTTTGTATAGACGTTTTATAAAAAATGAAAATCAAGACTAG
- a CDS encoding SEC-C domain-containing protein, whose amino-acid sequence MISLPAIRRVILPIRGIELLHIEEDGDSVLVRLKYSGRGEVNKAKFFLNHFVEVEIPKTFPQDLPVTYEIGERQIRNYHHINPDKKGSFCLGTEFDIRKHLGIRNDLKRYFYLIADYITLYLYFDSYGNVPLKERSHGEQGIFEAYQDFLKIKDIHQIIYLLSLVPVSNIHRNLPCPCGSGKKMKKCHYYPLQQLNKSTNKKKQIYKDIEILKYLLR is encoded by the coding sequence ATGATTTCTCTTCCAGCTATTAGAAGGGTTATTCTTCCAATTCGTGGTATCGAATTACTCCATATCGAAGAGGATGGGGACTCTGTTCTTGTCCGCCTAAAGTACTCGGGCAGAGGGGAGGTGAATAAGGCAAAGTTCTTTCTCAACCACTTCGTAGAAGTAGAAATCCCAAAAACCTTCCCTCAGGATCTGCCCGTTACCTATGAAATAGGAGAAAGACAGATAAGGAACTATCACCATATAAACCCAGATAAGAAGGGTTCCTTCTGCCTAGGAACTGAATTTGATATTCGGAAACATTTAGGTATCCGAAATGACTTAAAGCGGTATTTCTATTTAATCGCTGATTACATTACCTTATATTTATACTTTGACTCCTATGGCAATGTCCCTCTTAAAGAGCGTAGCCATGGAGAGCAAGGGATTTTCGAAGCGTATCAGGATTTCTTAAAAATAAAGGATATCCATCAAATCATCTATCTATTATCCCTTGTTCCTGTCAGTAATATACACAGAAATTTACCATGTCCCTGTGGTTCAGGGAAAAAAATGAAAAAATGTCATTATTATCCACTCCAGCAGCTGAATAAATCAACGAACAAAAAAAAGCAGATTTACAAAGATATTGAAATTCTTAAATATTTACTACGATAG
- a CDS encoding nucleotidyltransferase: MGYNINLLQELLDKIELTQTQRKRAEILYTNICKALKETGLDIDFYPQGSFATKTVVRPFLKGKDKAYDVDVICEVKSLDKDNIRPDHLMSLFQEALDQKGYAYIQYDKCFTVEYANQEGVDFSIDIIPSVPESPIMISRLLSLTAEPQYVPSSIAIPDLSGATATWITNNPAGYRTWFENQVRGFEKRMRGIEK; the protein is encoded by the coding sequence ATGGGCTATAACATCAATTTACTGCAAGAATTACTGGATAAAATCGAATTAACTCAAACTCAGCGTAAAAGAGCCGAGATCCTGTATACGAATATCTGTAAAGCACTAAAGGAAACAGGCTTGGATATAGACTTTTACCCACAAGGATCTTTCGCCACGAAAACAGTAGTTCGTCCTTTCTTAAAAGGAAAGGACAAAGCTTATGATGTAGATGTCATTTGTGAGGTGAAAAGCCTTGATAAAGACAATATCCGTCCTGATCACTTAATGTCTCTTTTCCAAGAGGCTTTAGATCAAAAAGGGTACGCATATATCCAATATGATAAATGCTTTACTGTTGAGTATGCGAATCAGGAAGGTGTAGACTTTTCCATTGACATCATTCCTAGTGTCCCCGAATCTCCCATTATGATCAGTAGATTGCTTTCCCTTACAGCAGAGCCTCAATATGTACCATCCTCAATTGCTATTCCTGATTTATCCGGTGCAACTGCTACATGGATAACCAATAATCCAGCTGGATATAGAACTTGGTTTGAAAATCAAGTGCGTGGTTTTGAGAAAAGGATGCGGGGAATCGAGAAATAA
- the rpe gene encoding ribulose-phosphate 3-epimerase, whose product MADIYLCPSMMCADFGNLKNEVTSLEKAGADIFHIDIMDGKYVPTIGMGLQDFKVIRETTDLMLDVHLMVEKPSAYVQMFAELGADIIYIHPNSENLPESTLYKIKSYGKKAGIVLNPGTSISEIQELLPLVDYVLVMTVYVGFSGQKYLDFVDDKIHQLLTLKTDHHFELVVDGAITPDKIQKWKNSGVKGFVLGTSALFGKDQSYDELISIYRSRQGVNLQTKT is encoded by the coding sequence ATGGCTGATATATACTTATGTCCGTCAATGATGTGCGCAGACTTTGGTAACTTGAAAAATGAAGTAACCAGCTTAGAAAAGGCCGGTGCAGATATATTCCACATTGATATTATGGACGGAAAATATGTTCCTACAATTGGTATGGGGTTACAAGATTTTAAGGTCATTCGAGAAACGACTGATTTAATGCTAGATGTTCACTTAATGGTAGAAAAACCAAGTGCCTATGTCCAAATGTTCGCTGAATTAGGAGCGGATATCATATATATCCATCCTAACTCTGAGAACCTACCTGAATCAACGTTATATAAAATAAAAAGTTACGGAAAAAAGGCGGGTATCGTCCTAAACCCAGGTACATCAATTTCTGAGATACAAGAACTATTACCTCTTGTAGATTATGTTTTGGTAATGACGGTTTATGTAGGTTTTTCGGGCCAAAAATATTTAGACTTTGTTGATGATAAAATCCATCAACTACTAACGCTCAAAACTGACCATCATTTTGAATTAGTTGTTGATGGTGCAATAACCCCAGATAAGATTCAAAAGTGGAAGAATTCAGGTGTGAAAGGCTTTGTTCTTGGTACGTCTGCGCTATTTGGTAAAGATCAAAGTTATGATGAATTGATTTCAATCTACAGGTCTAGACAGGGAGTAAATCTTCAAACTAAAACATAG
- a CDS encoding Cof-type HAD-IIB family hydrolase: protein MCYLYKLIAIDMDGTLLNDEKKLTKENIKAIKQVKEKGVFTVISTGRPISGVKPYLNMFEHGDIDFLVCNNGAVVYNVIQDKIIHEEHFKRSEIEEIIQMADDLEISLHFLDSNQLITHNNPINKYIILDAYLSDMDIFTKTPSALAKHKHIHKALFTADSEMLNHKTQLLPQWFVEKYNCVRSDEMYFEILKENVDKASGLKKIMRSLEIDRENVIAIGDQQNDIQMLNLSGLAIAMHNASPLVKEMADIICPDNNSSGVSQVLSDIFF, encoded by the coding sequence GTGTGTTATTTGTACAAGCTAATAGCGATAGATATGGACGGGACATTGCTTAATGATGAGAAAAAATTGACTAAGGAAAACATAAAAGCAATTAAACAAGTCAAAGAAAAAGGTGTCTTTACTGTCATAAGCACAGGTAGACCAATTTCTGGAGTAAAGCCATATCTAAATATGTTTGAGCACGGGGACATTGATTTTTTGGTCTGTAACAATGGTGCAGTCGTGTATAACGTGATTCAAGACAAAATCATTCATGAAGAGCATTTTAAGCGGAGTGAAATCGAAGAGATAATCCAAATGGCTGATGACTTAGAAATAAGCTTGCATTTCTTAGATAGCAATCAATTGATTACCCATAACAATCCAATCAACAAGTACATTATTTTAGACGCTTATTTATCTGATATGGATATCTTTACGAAAACTCCGTCAGCCCTTGCTAAACATAAGCATATCCATAAAGCTTTATTCACAGCTGATAGCGAAATGTTGAATCATAAAACTCAGCTACTCCCTCAGTGGTTTGTCGAAAAATATAACTGCGTACGTAGTGATGAAATGTATTTTGAGATTTTGAAAGAAAATGTTGATAAAGCATCTGGTTTAAAGAAAATTATGCGCTCGTTAGAGATTGATCGAGAAAATGTAATTGCTATAGGTGACCAACAGAATGACATACAAATGTTGAATTTATCTGGTTTAGCTATTGCAATGCATAATGCTTCACCATTAGTTAAAGAAATGGCAGATATAATTTGTCCAGATAATAACAGTAGTGGAGTTAGTCAAGTTTTATCAGATATTTTTTTCTGA
- a CDS encoding class I mannose-6-phosphate isomerase, whose translation MIVLKPISKERIWGTPRLHQYSGNSSIERIGSVYSVSGIEELSNEILAGDEHRTLYEAVKAAPEKFGITPGVDYPIIISFTSADEDLSIQVHPTDDYAKNHENTLYGKSESWYFIEPPSNGWIYADSLIEDKKEIKRSILNGDYESVVGKKVISKNDLVYIPSGTLHALTRGSLVYEIQQSTDITYRFFDYNRLDNDGNLRDLHLEAAIETLNTANRVKSSEFPKDILVSEQPYTMVRKTLENVYHNTTDVAVAITVSKGSMCVDGHSIPTGMSILVLPNETISISQAAEEVVIATPKLYFK comes from the coding sequence ATGATAGTACTTAAGCCAATTTCTAAAGAAAGAATTTGGGGAACTCCTAGACTGCACCAATATTCAGGGAATTCCAGTATCGAGAGAATAGGATCTGTGTATTCTGTATCTGGCATTGAAGAGCTGAGTAATGAAATTTTAGCAGGGGATGAGCACCGCACCCTTTATGAAGCTGTAAAAGCGGCCCCTGAAAAATTCGGGATAACACCAGGGGTTGATTATCCAATCATTATTTCGTTTACTAGCGCAGATGAGGATTTAAGTATACAAGTTCACCCAACGGACGACTATGCTAAAAATCATGAGAACACCTTATACGGCAAGAGTGAATCATGGTATTTTATTGAGCCTCCTAGCAACGGTTGGATATATGCTGATTCATTAATAGAAGATAAAAAGGAAATCAAGAGAAGCATTCTGAACGGAGACTATGAAAGTGTAGTTGGGAAAAAGGTTATTTCAAAAAATGATTTAGTTTATATCCCTTCGGGTACTCTTCACGCTTTGACACGTGGATCCCTTGTTTATGAAATACAACAATCGACAGATATCACATATCGTTTCTTTGACTATAATCGTTTAGATAATGACGGAAACCTCCGAGACCTACATTTAGAAGCTGCAATAGAAACGTTAAATACCGCAAACCGCGTTAAAAGCAGCGAGTTTCCAAAAGATATTTTAGTATCAGAACAGCCATATACTATGGTAAGAAAAACTTTAGAGAATGTATATCACAATACTACAGACGTAGCGGTAGCTATCACCGTTTCCAAAGGAAGCATGTGTGTTGATGGCCATAGCATACCTACTGGAATGAGCATTCTTGTGTTACCGAACGAAACGATAAGTATCTCTCAAGCTGCAGAAGAAGTAGTCATTGCAACCCCAAAACTATATTTTAAGTAG
- a CDS encoding PTS system mannose/fructose/sorbose family transporter subunit IID: protein MQEKLTVKDRRQIWARWGFTHLSSMSYEKLQAHAWAYAFIPFAKKFYKDDLEAQRRLMTRHSMFYNTEPQTGQLINGIVTSLEEQIALGEEVSEDMPVNIKATLMGPLAGIGDSIIQGIIVPLLLSIAMGMAVNGSAIGPLFYMISFGIAGPLISYLSFNYGYKLGVNAIDVIVGENAQRITDAFNILGIMVVGGLAASNIYLSTALTIPMGTEVQELQSVMDGIFPRLLPLLMVILSWWLIAKKRMSATKVILILTAIVTVGVLLGVF from the coding sequence ATGCAGGAAAAATTAACAGTTAAAGATCGTAGACAAATTTGGGCTCGTTGGGGTTTTACTCATCTGTCATCCATGAGTTATGAAAAATTACAAGCTCATGCCTGGGCATATGCATTTATTCCATTCGCAAAGAAATTTTATAAAGATGATCTCGAAGCACAACGCCGATTGATGACTAGACACTCTATGTTTTACAACACAGAACCACAAACCGGACAATTAATTAATGGAATTGTGACGTCCTTAGAAGAACAGATTGCTTTAGGTGAAGAAGTAAGTGAAGATATGCCTGTCAATATCAAAGCTACTTTAATGGGCCCTTTAGCAGGAATTGGTGATTCAATCATTCAAGGTATCATTGTTCCGTTACTACTTTCCATCGCCATGGGAATGGCAGTTAACGGAAGTGCCATCGGACCATTATTCTACATGATTTCATTTGGTATCGCAGGTCCATTGATAAGCTACTTATCCTTTAATTATGGCTATAAATTAGGTGTAAATGCAATCGATGTTATTGTTGGAGAAAATGCCCAAAGAATCACAGATGCTTTTAATATCTTAGGGATTATGGTAGTTGGAGGATTAGCAGCTTCTAATATCTATTTATCAACTGCATTAACAATACCCATGGGGACTGAGGTACAGGAGCTCCAATCAGTCATGGATGGAATTTTCCCGCGATTGCTACCATTATTGATGGTCATATTATCGTGGTGGCTAATTGCTAAAAAAAGAATGAGTGCAACCAAAGTTATACTTATTTTGACGGCAATTGTTACTGTGGGTGTATTGCTAGGTGTATTTTAA
- a CDS encoding PTS sugar transporter subunit IIC encodes METSLLLSALLTGIFCYLGAIETPWLFGITGGFYILGRPLVAGLLVGLAFGDVTAGVLCGVAVQGVFIANLTTGGATNSEITYASYGGIGLAMATGGNPAIAVTLAILIGQTFGLIFYNSRMAAYSFWNTKAQKAAEELDYNGITFNHVIGPQITTFLLRAVPVFLAVYYGQPLVDGLLNTIPEVVTHIISVLGGVLPALGIAMLMNIVIKESSHFIFFFAGFVLMAFAGLSMIALVFIAALVAYVVYLASERRGVVTESGGSSAAVFEDDELF; translated from the coding sequence ATGGAAACTAGTTTGTTGCTATCAGCATTATTAACAGGGATTTTCTGCTATCTCGGTGCGATTGAAACACCGTGGTTGTTCGGTATCACTGGTGGGTTTTATATCTTAGGGAGACCGTTAGTTGCTGGATTACTTGTCGGTTTAGCGTTTGGCGATGTTACAGCAGGCGTTCTCTGTGGTGTCGCTGTCCAAGGGGTGTTCATCGCAAATTTGACTACTGGTGGGGCTACCAATAGCGAAATCACTTATGCCTCTTATGGCGGAATTGGTTTAGCAATGGCAACTGGAGGGAATCCCGCAATTGCAGTCACCCTTGCAATTTTAATCGGACAAACCTTCGGGTTGATTTTCTACAATAGTAGAATGGCAGCGTATTCTTTCTGGAATACGAAAGCACAAAAGGCTGCAGAAGAACTTGATTACAACGGTATCACATTCAATCATGTAATTGGACCACAAATTACCACCTTTTTACTTCGTGCAGTACCTGTATTTCTAGCCGTTTATTATGGACAACCTCTAGTTGATGGGTTGCTGAATACCATTCCAGAAGTAGTTACACATATTATTTCAGTCCTAGGTGGCGTACTTCCTGCATTAGGTATCGCAATGTTAATGAATATTGTTATTAAAGAGAGTAGTCATTTTATATTCTTCTTTGCTGGATTTGTACTGATGGCATTCGCTGGACTAAGTATGATTGCTTTAGTCTTTATTGCAGCACTTGTTGCGTATGTTGTATACCTTGCTTCAGAGCGCCGAGGTGTTGTAACTGAGAGCGGAGGATCTAGTGCAGCAGTATTCGAAGATGACGAATTATTTTAA
- a CDS encoding PTS sugar transporter subunit IIB, with product MSITLVRIDDRVIHGQTTTRWTKARNVFGVLVVGDNIASDELRKKVLRAAAGNLKLGVYSEEVAPEKIAKAIEGPKDYFLISDSPKTFASLLRAGVDFGKTLNVGPMNTRPGTKVLGRTVALDQEDYEAFDYIYNQGVDVQFQLLPDDDIKNWPTMKKKYDSMS from the coding sequence ATGTCTATTACCTTAGTAAGAATCGATGATCGCGTCATTCACGGACAAACTACAACACGTTGGACTAAAGCAAGAAATGTCTTTGGGGTACTGGTTGTGGGGGATAATATTGCAAGTGATGAATTACGTAAGAAAGTGTTGAGAGCGGCAGCTGGTAATCTAAAGTTAGGAGTGTATTCCGAAGAAGTTGCTCCTGAAAAAATTGCTAAAGCTATAGAAGGCCCTAAGGACTATTTTTTGATTAGTGATTCCCCAAAGACATTTGCTAGCTTATTACGTGCTGGTGTTGACTTTGGTAAAACATTGAATGTTGGCCCAATGAATACAAGGCCAGGTACAAAAGTTTTAGGTCGAACTGTAGCTCTTGATCAGGAAGATTATGAAGCATTCGATTATATTTATAATCAGGGGGTAGATGTTCAATTCCAATTATTACCGGATGATGACATTAAAAATTGGCCAACAATGAAGAAAAAATATGATTCTATGAGTTAA
- a CDS encoding PTS sugar transporter subunit IIA, protein MKIVLASHGNFCHGLFESYTMIAGKNKDIHAISLDDSGIGTFRNKLNELLDELTSNDNVLILTDIKGGTPHNESYSYKLMHEDKVRLIAGMNLPMLVELGLSLSSINDLDQLAQLAVDTGKESISLEESDSEDDLGL, encoded by the coding sequence ATGAAAATTGTTTTAGCGTCACATGGGAATTTTTGCCACGGTTTATTCGAGAGCTATACGATGATTGCGGGAAAAAATAAAGACATTCATGCTATCAGTTTAGATGATAGTGGAATTGGCACATTTAGGAATAAGCTCAATGAATTGTTAGATGAACTGACATCTAACGATAATGTGTTAATTCTGACAGATATCAAAGGAGGAACGCCCCATAACGAAAGCTATAGTTATAAGTTAATGCATGAAGATAAAGTACGTTTAATAGCTGGAATGAATTTACCTATGTTAGTTGAGCTTGGGTTATCACTTTCATCTATTAATGACTTAGATCAGCTAGCACAGTTAGCCGTTGATACTGGTAAAGAATCAATTTCATTGGAAGAATCTGATTCGGAAGACGACTTGGGACTATAA
- the deoC gene encoding deoxyribose-phosphate aldolase, with the protein MTKKYTIDELSRFIDHTNLAAYATAEDMRLLCDEAKEYHFKMVAINQVQSKICAQFLKDTDVNVGAAISFPLGQTSIESKVYETEDAIKNGATEIDYVINLTEVKNGNFDYIKDEMERIVSVCTDHNVISKVIFENAYLSKEEIVTLSKIAKEVKPDFIKTSTGMAPTGATVEDVKLMKEIVGDEVKVKAAGGVRDVDTFIKMVQNGAERIGTSSGIKIIEDFKNQLLTSGKEFMEF; encoded by the coding sequence ATGACAAAGAAGTACACTATTGATGAATTAAGCCGTTTTATAGACCATACCAATCTTGCCGCCTATGCAACTGCAGAAGATATGAGGCTGCTGTGCGACGAAGCTAAAGAATATCATTTTAAAATGGTAGCGATTAATCAAGTTCAATCAAAGATATGCGCTCAATTTTTAAAAGATACTGATGTCAACGTCGGTGCAGCGATCTCTTTTCCATTAGGACAAACGTCGATAGAATCAAAAGTTTACGAAACTGAAGATGCAATTAAAAATGGCGCCACCGAGATTGACTATGTCATTAATTTAACCGAAGTAAAAAATGGTAATTTTGATTACATCAAAGATGAGATGGAGAGAATTGTTAGCGTATGCACTGATCATAACGTAATATCAAAAGTGATTTTTGAGAATGCGTATTTAAGTAAAGAAGAAATCGTTACGCTTTCAAAAATTGCGAAAGAAGTAAAGCCAGATTTCATCAAAACTTCTACCGGGATGGCACCAACGGGAGCTACAGTAGAGGATGTTAAACTTATGAAAGAAATTGTAGGTGATGAAGTAAAAGTTAAAGCCGCTGGAGGAGTTCGTGATGTTGACACATTCATTAAAATGGTTCAAAATGGAGCTGAACGAATCGGAACTAGTTCTGGGATCAAGATAATCGAAGATTTTAAGAACCAGCTACTAACTTCCGGGAAAGAATTTATGGAATTTTAA
- a CDS encoding GntR family transcriptional regulator, producing the protein MDNKKLHEGIREDLLEKILNNTYKLHEKIPKELDLAEQYGVSRPTVRQAIQSLVNEGYLERIKRSGTFVRQKKINQEFTHMIRSYEDEIQQKGLHPVTKIISFTKENASQDVAHNLNINENDKVFKLTRLRYAGNEPVVLVTTYFPYKGLEKLENVDFAHRSLYKELESLGYPVVSIQRKLEVIKADELSGVMLNIPINDPVFYFHSVGSTVDATPVEYSVSWYRGDVNSFVFNINIT; encoded by the coding sequence ATGGACAATAAAAAATTACACGAAGGAATAAGAGAGGATTTACTTGAGAAAATACTCAACAACACATATAAATTGCATGAAAAAATCCCCAAAGAGCTCGATTTAGCCGAACAATATGGAGTGAGTCGCCCAACCGTAAGACAAGCAATACAAAGTCTTGTAAATGAGGGGTATTTAGAGAGAATCAAAAGAAGTGGGACTTTTGTTCGTCAAAAGAAAATTAATCAAGAATTCACCCATATGATTAGAAGTTATGAAGATGAAATACAGCAAAAAGGGCTACATCCGGTAACTAAAATCATTTCCTTCACCAAAGAAAATGCATCCCAAGATGTAGCACATAACTTAAATATCAACGAGAATGATAAAGTATTCAAATTAACGAGATTAAGATATGCAGGAAATGAACCTGTTGTATTAGTTACAACATATTTCCCATATAAAGGATTAGAGAAACTGGAGAACGTAGACTTTGCACACAGGAGCCTATATAAAGAATTAGAATCGTTAGGCTATCCCGTTGTTTCTATACAGCGGAAACTAGAGGTAATAAAAGCTGATGAACTTTCTGGAGTCATGCTTAACATTCCGATTAATGATCCAGTATTCTATTTCCATTCTGTTGGGAGTACAGTTGATGCAACTCCAGTTGAATATTCTGTTTCTTGGTATCGAGGGGACGTAAACTCATTTGTATTTAACATCAACATCACGTAA
- a CDS encoding Gfo/Idh/MocA family oxidoreductase gives MEMLLKWAIVGTGGVAHEFANQFQSDNAVIEAVVSRNQNAADTFANKFHINKAYSDYESALSDSEIDIIYIAIPHNMHYEYIYRALEAHKHVVCEKVIVLNSRQLRVLRELADKNGLYLFEAMTIHFMPVYKDVKEWIKTNDLGPLKMIQVNFGSYKNIEDRYFFKKELAGGALFDIGVYALNFARFFLSEQPNSVLTQVVMNKSGVDESSTISLKNEKEELANISLTFRAKMPKVGIIAFENGYFTVDNYPSANNILFTSHSGDSVSFESGYSTKRLNYEVKEISQIVLSKTSNPYIDLTSDVLEIMDKVRKEWNLTYDGFETI, from the coding sequence ATGGAAATGCTATTAAAATGGGCGATAGTAGGAACTGGAGGTGTTGCCCATGAATTTGCCAATCAGTTTCAATCAGACAATGCTGTTATAGAGGCTGTAGTATCCAGAAATCAAAACGCGGCTGATACTTTTGCAAATAAATTTCATATTAATAAGGCATACAGCGATTACGAAAGCGCTCTATCAGATAGTGAAATAGACATAATTTATATTGCGATTCCGCATAATATGCATTACGAGTATATCTATCGGGCATTAGAAGCCCACAAACATGTGGTCTGCGAGAAAGTTATTGTGTTGAATAGCAGACAATTACGTGTATTGAGAGAACTTGCCGATAAGAACGGTTTGTACCTATTTGAAGCTATGACAATTCACTTTATGCCTGTTTATAAAGATGTAAAAGAGTGGATCAAAACAAACGATTTAGGTCCTTTAAAAATGATTCAGGTCAATTTCGGGAGCTATAAAAACATAGAAGATCGCTATTTCTTTAAAAAAGAACTAGCTGGCGGTGCACTTTTTGATATAGGGGTCTATGCCCTAAATTTCGCCCGGTTCTTCTTGTCGGAACAGCCTAACAGCGTCCTCACACAAGTCGTTATGAATAAATCGGGTGTTGATGAAAGCTCTACTATAAGTTTAAAAAACGAGAAAGAAGAATTGGCTAATATATCTCTAACATTCAGAGCAAAGATGCCAAAAGTAGGGATAATTGCTTTTGAGAATGGTTATTTTACAGTTGATAATTATCCGAGCGCAAATAATATCTTATTCACATCTCATTCAGGAGATAGCGTATCATTTGAATCCGGATATTCTACCAAAAGGCTTAATTATGAAGTGAAAGAAATATCTCAAATTGTTTTAAGTAAAACATCTAATCCATACATAGATTTAACCTCAGATGTCCTTGAAATAATGGATAAAGTACGGAAGGAATGGAACTTAACATATGATGGTTTCGAAACTATTTGA